In the genome of Verrucomicrobiota bacterium, one region contains:
- a CDS encoding PQQ-like beta-propeller repeat protein — protein sequence MISARCPSIILFLGVLFFVGDLRSEDWAQWRGPMRNGHVPDSWTVPDHLPAQPKVVWRIKTGESFASPVVSGGKVFYSDNVGGKETLHAVDGANAKELWNAAIDDVHQDTQGPPAPRCTPMVDGDRVYAQSCRGELQCLSVADGKLIWRVNYPKDLGAIFIGEKGNAPGAARHGNNASPIVDGEQLIACAGGTNGASVVCFDKRTGKVIWKSQNDQAGYAAPMIAPIAGVKQVVCFTVEGVLSVARDDGRFLWRTPVKTAYARHATTPVIYDDMVVVASHQAGLIGIKISRKDDTLNAEQVWVNKEAAMNFASPVAVGKYLYGLGPAKNIFCVEIPTGKLMWSKQGYIKTSADMAHAAFLVMGKNILISTDGGELVLITADPSECKEISRVQVCGLNWCNPAYADGKLYLREGVKSTGELLCLDLLK from the coding sequence ATGATTTCTGCACGTTGCCCATCCATCATTCTTTTTCTCGGAGTTTTGTTCTTCGTTGGCGACCTTCGCTCGGAAGATTGGGCGCAATGGCGCGGGCCGATGCGCAACGGCCATGTGCCCGACAGTTGGACGGTGCCCGATCATCTGCCCGCCCAGCCCAAAGTCGTCTGGCGAATCAAAACCGGTGAGAGCTTTGCGTCGCCGGTCGTTTCCGGCGGGAAGGTGTTTTATTCCGACAACGTCGGCGGGAAGGAAACACTTCATGCGGTTGATGGCGCAAATGCGAAGGAACTTTGGAACGCCGCGATTGATGACGTGCACCAGGACACCCAAGGTCCGCCCGCGCCGCGTTGCACGCCGATGGTCGATGGCGACCGTGTTTATGCGCAGTCCTGCCGGGGTGAGCTGCAATGTCTGAGCGTGGCCGATGGCAAACTGATCTGGCGCGTCAACTATCCCAAAGACCTCGGCGCGATCTTTATCGGCGAGAAGGGAAATGCCCCTGGCGCCGCGCGACATGGCAATAACGCTTCGCCAATCGTGGACGGCGAGCAGCTCATCGCCTGCGCGGGCGGCACGAACGGCGCCAGCGTGGTTTGCTTCGACAAGCGGACGGGCAAAGTGATCTGGAAATCGCAGAATGATCAGGCCGGTTACGCTGCGCCGATGATCGCGCCCATTGCCGGGGTCAAACAGGTTGTTTGCTTTACTGTCGAAGGGGTATTGAGTGTCGCCAGGGACGATGGTCGTTTCCTTTGGCGCACTCCGGTCAAAACCGCTTATGCCCGACATGCCACCACACCGGTGATTTACGATGACATGGTCGTTGTGGCATCGCACCAAGCCGGGTTGATCGGCATCAAAATTTCGCGGAAGGACGACACCTTAAATGCGGAACAAGTCTGGGTGAACAAGGAGGCGGCCATGAATTTTGCGTCGCCCGTTGCGGTCGGGAAATATCTTTACGGCCTCGGCCCGGCCAAAAACATCTTTTGTGTCGAGATACCGACGGGCAAATTGATGTGGTCGAAGCAAGGCTACATCAAAACGTCAGCGGACATGGCGCATGCGGCTTTTCTGGTCATGGGAAAGAACATCCTGATTTCGACGGACGGCGGCGAGCTGGTGCTCATCACCGCGGACCCGAGCGAATGCAAGGAGATCAGTCGCGTTCAGGTTTGCGGATTGAACTGGTGCAATCCGGCGTACGCCGACGGAAAGCTTTATCTGCGCGAGGGAGTCAAATCCACCGGTGAACTTCTGTGCCTCGATCTTCTGAAATAA
- a CDS encoding c-type cytochrome: protein MTELKKVSRSRIITLSLLLTALLVNFAASTAHAATLLAQAVAGFELPPALQISLFAAEPDVVDPVGMTFDEDGRIYVVEMRDYPLGIGPDHQPGGTVRLLEDRDGDGKIDRSTVFAEGLSFPTSVAPWNGGILVTAPPEIIFLKDTNGDGKADVREVVLRGFVKGVTDSNVNGLRWGLDNRVHGANGGNGGSVSSPLHPDRQIALGRSDFSFNPATGDVTTTFHTGGGFGLVFDDWGRSFTTYNINHIQQRVMPMRYLSRFPGLPPVKLTQSISDHEEMSRIFPISVPETRVNHPEQAGHFSAAGGMGYIAAPGYPGDLAGSILVCDVVGNLVHRDVLTEDGPSFIAHRSRDEQNREFIASRDNACRPVGLELGPDGALYLIDMQRDVIEHPDYIPQKVKEKLNLRGGEVRGRIFRVTPKGGLPPAQIKLGRASTPDLVRELSSANQWRRVTAQRLLVERKDQAAVPLLNNLASSGKEPLGRLHALWTLQGLGALVEPLVLKALADPRPGNRENALLLSEYFELPKSASLPPMILALADDVSPRVRFQAALTIGEFEKPANRIALMKILRRDYPYRWSRLAVFSSLRSGASEIFRSLLGDRNFCEPPDENKLALLRELADLIGARADNGETNGTATVLQALAESNLSESWSMAALEGLRTGLARQTTTIAPTSQITEAIQKLESRKSSALLTASWKLCRTLGLPETESQKVALQQALSRAGESSLPVEERATAIRLLALGDFQTIKPRLFSLLEGTQPAAAQSAVIETLRAFNEPEIGQTLVARWRALSPALKTPVIQLLLQRRSYQESLLGAVEKGDIKVGELNLDLEQRRRLLWYGAPEIKTRAAKFWSDEEYSNRKSTVTDWLAKLPAAGDTQRGREVFEKTCAQCHLLEGLGHAVGPDLSDAGHRSVEDLLSNILDPNMAINPNYISYSVEWSPDENATGILQSETPESITLLQAQGIKVVVPRAKLKRMESTGLSLMPEGLEAGLTPQQLRDLIAFLQKRR from the coding sequence ATGACAGAATTGAAAAAGGTTTCGCGCTCGCGGATCATAACGCTCTCCTTGTTGCTCACGGCATTGCTCGTCAACTTCGCGGCATCAACTGCTCACGCGGCAACACTCCTCGCCCAGGCCGTTGCCGGATTTGAACTGCCTCCCGCGTTGCAAATCTCCCTCTTCGCGGCGGAACCAGACGTTGTGGATCCTGTCGGCATGACGTTTGATGAGGACGGGCGGATTTACGTGGTGGAGATGCGCGATTACCCGCTCGGCATCGGCCCGGACCACCAACCCGGCGGCACCGTACGGCTTTTGGAAGATCGCGACGGCGATGGCAAAATTGATCGCAGCACGGTCTTCGCGGAAGGATTGAGTTTCCCAACGTCCGTCGCGCCTTGGAACGGCGGCATTCTCGTGACTGCGCCGCCGGAAATCATTTTTCTCAAGGACACCAACGGCGACGGCAAAGCAGATGTGCGTGAAGTCGTGCTGCGCGGCTTCGTCAAGGGCGTCACGGACAGCAACGTCAACGGCTTGCGCTGGGGATTGGACAATCGCGTTCACGGCGCCAATGGCGGTAACGGCGGAAGCGTCAGTTCGCCGCTCCATCCCGACCGACAGATTGCTTTGGGGCGGTCGGATTTCAGCTTCAATCCCGCGACCGGCGACGTGACCACCACCTTCCACACCGGCGGCGGCTTCGGGTTGGTGTTCGATGACTGGGGGCGCAGCTTCACGACTTACAACATCAATCACATTCAGCAACGGGTGATGCCGATGCGTTACCTCAGCCGCTTCCCCGGTTTGCCACCCGTCAAACTCACCCAGAGCATTTCCGATCACGAGGAGATGAGCCGCATCTTTCCGATCTCCGTTCCTGAAACGCGCGTGAATCATCCGGAGCAGGCAGGACATTTTTCGGCCGCCGGCGGCATGGGCTACATCGCAGCGCCGGGCTATCCCGGTGATTTGGCCGGCAGCATTCTGGTCTGTGATGTGGTCGGCAACCTCGTTCACCGCGATGTGTTGACGGAAGACGGTCCGAGTTTCATTGCGCATCGTTCGCGCGACGAACAAAACCGGGAATTCATCGCCAGCCGCGACAATGCCTGCCGACCCGTCGGTCTTGAACTCGGACCGGACGGTGCGCTCTACCTCATCGACATGCAACGTGATGTCATCGAACATCCCGATTACATCCCGCAAAAGGTCAAGGAGAAATTGAATTTGCGCGGAGGTGAAGTTCGCGGTCGCATTTTTCGCGTGACACCGAAAGGCGGTTTGCCGCCAGCGCAAATCAAACTCGGTCGGGCGTCCACCCCGGATTTGGTGCGTGAACTTTCCAGCGCGAATCAGTGGCGACGCGTCACCGCCCAGCGACTGTTGGTCGAGCGAAAGGACCAAGCCGCGGTGCCGCTACTGAACAACCTTGCCAGCAGTGGCAAGGAACCTTTGGGCCGGCTGCACGCGCTCTGGACGTTGCAGGGACTGGGCGCGCTGGTTGAACCGCTCGTGCTCAAAGCGCTAGCGGATCCGCGTCCGGGCAATCGCGAAAACGCGTTGCTCCTGTCCGAATATTTCGAATTACCCAAGTCGGCGTCGCTGCCACCCATGATTCTGGCCCTGGCCGACGACGTTTCGCCACGGGTCCGCTTCCAGGCCGCGTTGACGATTGGCGAGTTCGAAAAGCCCGCCAATCGGATCGCGCTGATGAAAATCCTGCGACGTGATTATCCATACCGCTGGTCACGCCTGGCGGTCTTCAGCTCGCTGCGGAGCGGCGCGTCGGAGATATTTCGCTCGCTGCTCGGCGACCGGAACTTTTGCGAACCGCCGGACGAGAACAAACTCGCTTTGCTGCGCGAGCTGGCCGACTTGATCGGCGCGCGCGCCGACAATGGCGAAACCAACGGAACAGCTACCGTGCTCCAGGCGCTGGCCGAATCCAATTTGAGTGAGTCCTGGTCGATGGCGGCGTTGGAAGGATTACGAACTGGCCTGGCCCGGCAAACGACCACCATCGCGCCCACTTCACAAATCACTGAGGCCATTCAAAAGCTGGAGTCGCGCAAGTCTTCCGCGCTGCTGACCGCTTCCTGGAAACTCTGCCGGACGCTCGGCCTGCCGGAAACCGAAAGCCAGAAAGTCGCGCTGCAACAGGCGCTCAGCCGCGCCGGAGAAAGTTCGCTTCCCGTCGAGGAGCGCGCGACTGCCATCCGATTGCTCGCACTCGGTGATTTCCAAACGATCAAGCCGCGCCTCTTTTCTCTATTGGAAGGCACGCAACCGGCAGCGGCGCAATCAGCGGTGATCGAGACGCTGCGCGCATTCAACGAACCGGAAATCGGCCAGACGCTCGTGGCGCGATGGCGCGCCCTTTCGCCCGCCCTCAAGACTCCGGTGATTCAATTGTTGTTGCAGCGACGCAGCTACCAGGAATCGTTGCTCGGCGCCGTTGAAAAAGGTGACATCAAAGTCGGCGAACTGAATCTCGATCTGGAACAGCGGCGACGTTTGCTCTGGTACGGCGCGCCCGAAATCAAGACCCGCGCCGCCAAGTTTTGGAGCGACGAGGAATATAGCAATCGCAAGTCCACCGTCACGGACTGGCTGGCGAAGCTCCCGGCCGCCGGCGATACGCAACGCGGGCGCGAGGTGTTCGAGAAGACCTGCGCGCAATGTCATCTGCTTGAGGGTCTCGGTCACGCGGTCGGGCCGGACTTGAGCGACGCCGGACATCGCAGTGTGGAGGATTTGTTGTCGAACATTCTCGACCCCAACATGGCCATTAATCCGAACTACATCAGTTACTCTGTGGAATGGTCGCCGGATGAAAACGCCACGGGCATCTTGCAATCGGAAACGCCGGAGTCGATCACACTGTTGCAGGCGCAGGGAATCAAAGTCGTCGTGCCGCGCGCGAAACTCAAGCGGATGGAATCGACCGGTCTTTCGCTCATGCCGGAGGGTTTGGAAGCCGGCCTGACACCGCAACAATTGCGGGACCTGATCGCCTTCCTGCAAAAGCGTCGCTGA
- the xth gene encoding exodeoxyribonuclease III, giving the protein MKLISWNVNGLRAVLKKNFLDYLDAEKPDVLCLQETKCTPDQVEQLWPAQYTTYWNCAERKGYSGTAMFAKTRPLNVTPHIGITGHDREGRVLTAEFADFFLVNVYVPNSKRELTRLAYRQRWDRDFLRYLKKLEQKKPVMFCGDLNVAHTEIDLTNPKANVSNHGFTPEERAGFSAFVRAGFLDTFREFETGGGHYTWWSPMSNARARNVGWRIDYFLASAVLRPRLKRAFIRPEVSGSDHCPVGIEIE; this is encoded by the coding sequence GTGAAACTGATTTCGTGGAACGTCAACGGCCTGCGCGCCGTGCTCAAGAAAAACTTTCTCGACTATCTCGACGCCGAAAAACCCGACGTGCTTTGTCTGCAGGAAACCAAGTGCACGCCCGACCAGGTTGAGCAACTCTGGCCTGCCCAATACACCACCTACTGGAATTGCGCCGAGCGGAAGGGCTATTCCGGCACGGCCATGTTCGCGAAGACGCGTCCGTTGAACGTCACGCCTCACATTGGCATCACCGGGCACGACCGTGAAGGCCGCGTGCTCACCGCCGAATTTGCGGACTTTTTTCTCGTGAATGTGTATGTGCCCAACTCCAAGCGCGAACTCACCCGCCTCGCCTACCGCCAGCGATGGGATCGCGACTTTCTTCGCTACTTGAAAAAGCTCGAGCAGAAAAAGCCGGTGATGTTCTGCGGCGATCTCAATGTGGCGCACACGGAGATTGACCTCACGAATCCGAAAGCCAACGTGAGCAATCACGGATTCACCCCGGAAGAACGCGCCGGCTTCAGCGCCTTCGTGCGGGCCGGATTCCTCGACACCTTCCGCGAATTCGAGACGGGCGGCGGTCATTACACGTGGTGGAGCCCGATGAGCAACGCCCGCGCGCGAAACGTCGGCTGGCGCATCGATTATTTTCTCGCCAGTGCCGTGCTGCGCCCCCGACTTAAACGCGCCTTCATCCGCCCTGAGGTGAGCGGCTCGGACCATTGTCCCGTGGGGATTGAAATCGAATGA